Genomic segment of Aquarana catesbeiana isolate 2022-GZ linkage group LG02, ASM4218655v1, whole genome shotgun sequence:
gctctGTGtacggagcgcagggttcaggtgtgctctGTGtacggagcgcagggttcaggtgtgctctGTGtacggagcgcagggttcaggtgtgctctGTGtacggagcgcagggttcaggtgtgctctGTGtacggagcgcagggttcaggtgtgctctGTGtacggagcgcagggttcaggtgtgctctGTGTATGGAGCGCAGAGCTCACAGTTGCGCCTTGTGTACAGagtgccattgactcccactgctgtcaaagtcagttagccaatcaggagagagagggggcggggcagaactgcagctccgtgtctgaatggatacacgtaGCTGTGGCGTGGCTcgggtagctgctgacttttagttttttttgtgcagggggggcggaactctgctttaacaaagCATTTCCTTTTGCTCAGCTGGTCTATCAAGCCATGACCTGTGGGGCTTTAGGACTAGAGCACACTGGATATGTGTTTTCATTACATGCACACAAGTTTTCTATGTGTAAATTGCCTGAACAGCTCcactccacccgcagaccccaaaacAGCCATGTCACGCCACTGGATCCATGCAACCTGTACCCGTGTCATTCCACGGTCTGTGTGTAAGTTGTGTGATTAGCGTAACGTGTTCTTTTCTGACAGGTGGAAGATGAAGATGGGACACTGCAACATAGGGAGGAGGAACCTGAATTAGATCTCATCAGTGCAGGTGATTGAGAAGTGgtcattttttaaattgttttttttttttttctataacctaCAACCAGTAGTGTgacatttaaagtgtatttaaatccAGTACTTAGAATTCATTATTAGAGTTAACATATTAAAGCAGAATTTAACTCCCAAAAGGGAGTTAGTTTCGTTTTAacactccccctctccctccccaaaatttttttttttttttttttttttatttatagccctGCCCCGCCACCATTTCGGCCTAGGCCAGAGTGATGTATATCTGGTCCTGCCTGCCTCCTGAGATACTTGCATCACATCTTTTAGGAGGCTGCAGGATCGGCACATAGAACAGCTGCAGGGCAGGCCAAAGGGCGGGTTGGAGGGCAGGTCTGGGGGTCTGGCATGTCACCTTAGCTTCCAAGTAGATACCAAACACAAAATCTCCTGTGTTTGAAAGTGGGCCCAGGGAACACAGTTGGTTACATCCACATCCTGGCTTTTTTGGATAAGACTCGCCTTGCTGcccccattatttttttattattattgttattattattattatgatacaggatttatataatggcaacagtttatgcagcgctttacaataataAAGGGAcacggtacagttacaatacaataaagttcaagagggttaaaagggccttgctcataggagcttacaatcgaatagGGTGGGGAAAGTGGTACAAAATGTTGTAACTGTAGGAAGTCTGGATAGACTCCTAGACTGGGGAAGTCTGGATAGACTCCTAGACTGGGGAAGTCTGGATAGACTCCTAGACTGGGGAAGTCTGGATAGACTCCTAGACTGGGGAAGTCTGGATAGACTCCTAGACTGGGGAAGTCTGGATAGACTCCTAGGCTGGGGAAGTGTGGATACATTGAAACCATAAAGCAAACAGAGGgagcactggcctagtgcattatccttaaaacgtagtttttttttataaaagtattatactcacaaagtGACAAATGCATCAAAGGCCCATCATACAAATACAGCAACATTCAGTCCGCAATACATAATTTCATATGACCGGACACGTGGACATCCAACAGGACAGCGTGTTTCGAGCACTTGCCTCTTCCTTTAGAAGGGCCTGAGGAAGAGGCAAGTCCTCGAAACGCGTTACTCACTTTGTGAGTATAAAATGtgttttaaggataatgcactagggaAGTGCGCCCTCTGTTTGCTTTATGGTTTCAATGTCACCTCAGCCAGCTGTTGAACCTGGAGGAGGCAACCAGCTGAAAGAGACCAAATGGCTATGTGTGATCCATGGGAGAAGAACATTGGGGTGTACTTTGATTACTGCTATAATTCCATTTTAATGTTTTTGCATTGCCATTCTGATGGAGCCTACAAGTGGTCTCTACAAGTGGTCTTTTTTAACACACATCccgcatggtccactgttgtcaccatcaggtgGCCTTCTCTGAAAAACACCATGCGCCCATCACTGGAATGATTGGCACTCCTCACCACACATTCTCTCGGTGTGATTCATGGCACgtctgtatttacatgtgaccggctatgattggacacagccgatcacatattTAAAGAGCCACGCCCCAGAACGTGCTGTGTTACTAGTATACAGCTCGGCCACGATCACAACGCTGCGCGCCTCGTGGGCACGCAACAGCAGCCGTcctggggcgccgtcatatgacgtccacccagaatgagagccgcaccgtccttccgtcatttgatggtgggcgggcagcaagtggttgtaaaggaagaaggATTTTTACTTTCATGCTCCCCCCAGccctctaatactcacctgagcacgATCTTCATCCAGCAATGAACAGAGGCTCTCTCGGCTTTCTTATTCCTCATTAGCTTGGAGTGAATtgttcccgctactgtcaatcgcagccagtgggGAGGGAGCAGGGGGGCGGGGGCGAGGCATgccctgtgtgtcttatggacacacagagctgagcTTGAGaatgagcacgcacgagtgccccaaggggcttgctatgggggcagtgggggggggggggagtagctaGGATCTCTGGCGGACTGACCCTAGaataggaggatcagggctgctctgtgcaaaactattttgCAGAGTGGGTAAGCATAAcgtgttttgtttaaaaataaaaataaaccatttaGAACTTACTTTAAGGAGTGCCGGCTATTTCTTTCATTTGGTGCTACCATTGGCCATGTACCCTGCTATACTGGTTATGGGTAATAATGCTGGACAGGAAGTTGAATGTTTAGGACTTTGGCTGTGACTGTCACCAGCGCCCCTAAATATTAATGTTACCAACTCTCTGAAGGAGTGCTagctatttcttttaattttgctgtaaaaatctgacaggttctaacctttccctactctacccaaaactaacaATTAAAAGGTTGCCTTTTTTATAGAGTGACACCGCAGTACCTCTGCTATTCAAATCAATGCAACGTTGCCCTGAGAAGCCTTTAGTTATAAGTTTTGGTCTTTTAGCCATTGTCCTGCTTTGATAGATAACTATAAATGAGCAAAtacaaaaatccttttttcttttagttttgtctGTAAGCTGTGACGAAAACACCCCAAATTCATCTCCTGCGTCTCCTTCTGACTGTACCGCATCCTCCACCAAATTTGAATGCTATTCTGCAGACAGACCACCCAGTCCAAACTCCTCCCTTGTGAGTACAAGATCTGTGGCTGTCCAGGATGAACAGCGGTCTTCTGAAAGACAACCAACAGTGGCAGAGTCGGTGACGGAACGACTAAGGGCTCAGTACTCCTATATTCCTCCCAGCAAACGTCGGAAGGGCAATCCGGTCCCACTCAGGAAAGAGGCGAAAAGCCCTCCCCTTGCAATCACCTGGAAAACAGAACTTACCAAAGATCTGGATCTCATCATGAACCTGGAAGATGGTGCTCAGACTGCCTACCAATGTTCCCAGTGCCAAGAGTGTTTAGACAACGCAGAGGATTTTATTACACACCAGGCGCTGCACAAGCCTGAGTCCTTGTTCCCGCCCTTCTACCATTCAGCGTCTTTTGTGAGCATGGACTTTAGCGGCAAGCAGAAACCGTTTGTTTGCTTagattgtgggaaatgttttatgTATAGGTCCGCATTCACCAGGCATCAGCGAATTCATACAGGAGAGAGACCCTTCgtctgttctgagtgtgggaaaagcTTTTCCCAAAATACGCACTTGGTGAAACACCGCAAGAACCACAAAAATCTTGCTTGAGTTAAGGCTGTGTTATAAAAAAAGGTGTGATTGAGGAGAGCCTCTTATGGTTGACTCTACCCCCAACTTCTGAACAGTGTTGGATTACGCCCCACATAAGTCCCACTATTCATAACTGTGATTGCTGCACCAAGACCCTTTAAGCTCTTCCACCATCTCTACTCATCCAGACACTAAGACTCTGCTTATGTCACTACTACTCTAGACCCTCAAGCCCTGTCTACATCACTATTCATACATACCCTCAAGCTTCATCTACATCACTACATACCAAGACCCTCAAGCTCTGTCTACATCACCATTAATCCTGACCCTCATGCTCTGCCTATATAACTACTCATCCAGTCCCCCAAGCTTCATCTACATCACTATTTACCAAGACCCTGAAGTTCTGCCTCCATTACTACTCATCCAGTCCCCCAAGCTTCATCTACTTCACTACATACCAAGACCCTCAAGCTCTGCCTACATAACTACTCATCCAGTCCCCCAAGCTTCATCTACATCACTACTTACCAAGACACTCAAGATCTGCCTCCATTACTACTCATCCAGACCCAAGCTTTGCCACTATTGCTGCTCTGCATCCTTCACTACTCATCCAGACCCTCAAGCTCTGTTTACATTACTACCCATTCAAACCCTCATACTCTGCCTACATCACTACTCATCCAGACCCCCAAGCTTTGTCTTCATTGCAGCTCATCCAGACCCTCAAGCTCTGCCTCCATTACTACTCATCCAGACCCCCAAGTTCTGCCTACATCATTATTcacctagaccagggatatgcaattagcggacctccagctgttacagaactacaagtccgatgaggcatagcaagactctgacagccacaagcatgacaccgaggcagaggcatgatgagagttgcagttttgcaacagctggaggtccgctaattgcacatccctgacCTAGACCCTCAAACTCTGTCTATATCACTAATCATCCAGACCTTCAAACTCTGCCTTCATCAAATACTCATCCAGACACTCAAGCTTTATCTACATCACCACTCACCCAGACTCTGAAGCGCCGCCTCCATAACTACTGGACCCCCAAGCTTTTCCTCCATTGCTACTTATCCAGACCTTCAAGACCTTCAAGCTCTGCCTCCATCACTAATTATCCAGACCCTCAATCTCCAGCAACATCACCGTTCACCCAGACCCTCAAACTCTGTCAATATCACTAATCATCCAGACCCCCAATCTTTGCCACCATCACTACTCATCCAGGCCCCCAAACTTTGCCTCTATCGCTACTCTTCCAGACTCTCTTCTGCCTCCATCACTATTTATCCAAACACTCAGACTCTGTGTATGACAGTATTTATCCAGACCCCAAACTTTGTCTATATCACTAATCACCAGACCCTCAGACTTTGCTTCTGTCACTACTTACCAAAACATTCAAGCTCTGTCTACATCACTACTCATGCAGACCCTCAAGCTGTGGCTCCATAACTACTCTTTCAGACCCCCAAGCTCTGCCTCCATAACTACTCACCCAGACCCCCAAGCTCTGCCTCGATAGCTACTCATCCAGACCCCCAAGCTCTGCCTCCATAACTACTCATCGAGACCCCCAAGCTCTACCTCCATAACTACTCATCCAGCCCCCAAAGCTCTGCCTCCATAACTTCTCATCCAGACCCCCAAGCTCTGCCTCCATAACTACTCATCCAGACTCCCAAGCTCTGCCTCCATAACTACTCATCCAGACCCCCAAGCTCTGCCTCCATAACTTCTCATCCAGACCCCCAAGCTCTAACTCCATAACTACTCATCCAGACCCTCAAGCTCTGCCTCCATAACTACTCATCCAGACCCCCAAGCTCTACCTCCATAACTACTCACCCAGACCCCCAAGCTCTGCCTCCATAACTACTCATCCAGACCCTCAAACTCAGTCTACATCACTATTCGCCCAGACCCTCAATCTCCAGCAGCAACATCACTATTCACCCAGACTCTCTAACTCTGCCTATATCACTACTCACCAGACCCGCATGCTTTGTCTACATCACTACACATCCAGACCCTCAGACtatgcatcagtgggaggaatagtgtcccatcattggtgtcagtgggaggaatagtgtcccatcattggtgtcagtgggaggaatagtgtcccatcattggtgtcagtaggaggaatagtgccccatcattggtgtcagtgagaggaatagtgcctcatcattggtgtcagtgggaggaagagtgtcccatcattggtgtcagtgggatgtataatgccccatcgttggtgtcagtgggaataatagtgccccattattagtgtcagtttgaggaatagtgtccccttgttggtgtcagtggaaggaatagtgtcttgtatcagtagaaggaaaagtgccccaagggctggagaagggcaagcaaagggccgcatccggcccccggcccacagtttggagacccctgatctaggggtTAGGTTTTAAGGTTTAGTGAGGAGGGTTAAGAGATTAGGGCATATTGGAgaaaacttttcattttttttttacaccaaaaaaCCCCCAGCACTGTACACTGCTAACCGTTTTCCTAGTGGTGACACACAATGCTCCACCAAAGGTAGGGTTGGAGTTAAAGATCTGCAGAAACACCAGTACACGTCTCTACCTGTGCAACTTACTGGAAATCTGGAAAATGTGACCCACAGCTTAACACAGGAAAGGTTTAAACTACATGTAGAATTTAGATTATTCTATATTCTTATttttctatattatatattattctaAACCACTTTAGTTTGTGGAGAGatcgtttattcatttttttttggcttgaaATATTTATGTTACTGTTAAGTATTCGTgttaatataataaagtaaaaaaggcAATTAAAGCTAAAGGATGGCTTGAAGTTATGAAAGAGCGACTACTATACAGATCTGTGTGAAACATCTTTTGTAGGATGAGATGGCAGCAATGGCCTCATCTACAGTGgatacacatccctgttaaaatgtcaggtttctgtgatgtacaaaaatgagacgaagataaatcatttcagaactttttccacctttaatgtgacctataaacggaacaacattaaaaaacaaactgaaatcttttaggggggaagtaaaaataaaaaaaactaaaataatggggTTGTGTAAGTGTGCACACccccttataactggggatgtagctgtgttcagaataaagcaatcacattcaaactcatgttaaataggagtcagtacacaccggccatcatttaaagtgcctctgaataactccaaataaagttcagctgttctagtaggtctttcctgacattttcttagtcgcatcctacagcaaaagccatggtccgcagacagcttccaaagcatcagagagatctcattataaaaaaggtatcagtcaggagaagggtgcaaaaataatttccaaggcattagatataccatggaacatagtgaagacatcatcatcaagtggagaaaatatggcacaacagtgacagtaccaagaactggatgtccctccaaaattgattaaaaggtgagaagaaaactggtc
This window contains:
- the LOC141126797 gene encoding gastrula zinc finger protein XlCGF66.1-like yields the protein MGVMTEKILNLTLEILYLLTGEDYIVVKKTDDNDSRGEPLHSPTPDPLPVSLSHNKNDKKILQITNKIIELLSGEVEDEDGTLQHREEEPELDLISAVLSVSCDENTPNSSPASPSDCTASSTKFECYSADRPPSPNSSLVSTRSVAVQDEQRSSERQPTVAESVTERLRAQYSYIPPSKRRKGNPVPLRKEAKSPPLAITWKTELTKDLDLIMNLEDGAQTAYQCSQCQECLDNAEDFITHQALHKPESLFPPFYHSASFVSMDFSGKQKPFVCLDCGKCFMYRSAFTRHQRIHTGERPFVCSECGKSFSQNTHLVKHRKNHKNLA